In the Tribolium castaneum strain GA2 chromosome 1, icTriCast1.1, whole genome shotgun sequence genome, one interval contains:
- the gek gene encoding serine/threonine-protein kinase Genghis Khan isoform X3, with the protein MSENSVGAMPGVAGAGERRLRQLEALFLGGPVLAKGQSFSIETLIDILIVLYDECCNSSLRKEKTVSDFIEYVKPVASSVKSLRLTREDFEIIKVIGRGAFGEVCVVKFRGSEKVFAMKILNKWEMLKRAETACFKEERDVLVYGDRRWITHLHYAFQDESNLYLVMDYYCGGDLLTLLSKFEDRLPEDMARFYIAEMVLAIDSIHKLGYVHRDIKPDNVLLDANGHIRLADFGSCLKLNDDGTVQSNVAVGTPDYISPEILRAMEDGQGKYGPECDWWSLGVCMYEMLFGETPFYAESLVETYGKIMNHKNCFDFATDVDVSDAAKDLIKQLICSQEFRLGQNGIQDFKNHPWFEGVDWDGIRDSNAPYIPEVSSPTDTSNFDVDDADIRLSDAMPPTANNAFTGLHLPFVGFTFTQGSCICDLSNLYTNITNNLADKQSKRNNGEIVSLNLNEEKEMDKRMSPDGTRKLQDEINTLTKRNCELESQLRSFESGHSKDLFIDTLDGAENAKVKELEKLNRILKQEKEEAMKEKLDLHEKLKFQDKELKDALAQKKLAMAEYTEVSDKLSELRQQKQKFSRQVRDKEEELEAVMQKVDSLRNDIRRAEKLRRELESRVDEALAEATKERKLRERSEEYCRQMQAESDRLRVRSELGPRDQQDNLRLKAELEKLEVQYNESLAQQQARFNLELSSLREQLHEAESHRELLEREVTELKEKQEKHRVEALSDSEQMIAELNRRSERDKQLLLDDNHKLTANVEFLTESVERLQSERATLEAEYEQLRNKQEALGQWESQLAEIIQWVSDEKDARAYLQALATKMTEELDYLKHAGVSNAMGGTDKNWRNRRSQKLDKMELLNLQSSLQSEIQAKQAISEELSKTREALLEAQKDLRDSRQRNEAFALDLKRKEKQIKELQSRLDSEGFLERPSSQMSYLEQFLKENNQLQVQSQTYDNVPPLLYQGGSIESEEGDIEDNRALSLTSSKSNLSELSMQHDSQSPMKHKNHQFLVRTFSSPTKCNHCTSLMVGLMRQGMVCEICGFTCHTSCCPHVPAICPLPSDQTKRPLGIDPTRGIGTAYEGYVKVPKQGGVKKGWIRQFVVVCDFKLFLYDISADRNALPSVHVAQVLDMRDPLFSVSSVKDSDVIHANKKDIPCIFKITTSLMEPPGPRNSTLMLADSEAEKNKWVVALSELHRIMKRNNLPNTTVLLARELIDNSLTLLRNTLSAAIIDPDRIVLGAEEGLHCVDLDRSEIAKIGEGKKIFQLEYISEEHLLVVVSGKQRYVRLVPIRALDGDETEWIKVAESKGCSVLTVGPVVRAPLTFCLCVAIKKQQNSSTVIIYEITRTRTRHHRIRDINLGAPVQSLQLLSDGRLCIGSPSNFTICNLQTEQPLFSLVSSENPLHATLACNAVEALRVIELPRHEYLLVFGTLAAYVDRHGRKSRDREIMYPAVPTAICYRDGHLIVYSETHIDIFNCATGEWVQTLNIKKAKPLNDSGALSLCILNDLTHLLYLSNIHQRELINLDNVVTLDRDGRTLQRPRRRFSLREGNRSQRINTDRRSKLISAPTNFNHISHMGPGEGIQRQRLIDLSTNLVDTPDQSSYGPQVQPRQPTKMAPLPPKHGERKRLEISNPIRGPPFPPAYNGAKRAAPPRPRDLPPALPRPSDTSPSPDPASIGSMSSLHDMIKGTEKGSPRHSIASNNSSNLSTPPSPQADHHNSSSYDS; encoded by the exons ATGAGTGAAAACAGCGTGGGGGCCATGCCGGGCGTGGCAGGGGCTGGGGAGCGGCGCCTCCGCCAGCTGGAGGCCCTGTTCCTTGGGGGGCCCGTGTTGGCAAAGGGGCAGAGCTTCAGCATTGAAACCCTCATCGACATCCTCATCGTTCTGTACGATGAGTGCTGTAATTCTAGTTTACGTAAAGAGAAAACGGTGTCGGATTTTATAGAATAtg TGAAACCTGTAGCTTCTTCAGTAAAGTCTCTTAGGCTAACTAGGGAAGATTTCGAGATAATTAAAGTCATTGGTAGGGGGGCTTTCGGTGAAGTTTGCGTAGTTAAATTTAGAGGTTCAGAGAAAGTGTTCGCAATGAAAATTCTTAACAAGTGGGAGATGCTTAAAAGGGCGGAAACTGCGTGTTTTAAGGAGGAGAGAGATGTTTTAGTGTATGGAGATAGGAGGTGGATTACGCACTTACATTATGCATTTCAA GATGAGTCTAATTTGTATTTAGTGATGGATTATTATTGTGGGGGCGATTTATTGACGCTGTTGAGTAAATTTGAGGACCGTCTTCCGGAAGATATGGCGCGATTTTACATTGCTGAAATGGTTTTAGCCATAGATTCGATACATAAGCTTGGATATGTACACAGAGACATTAAACCCGACAACGTGTTATTGGACGCAAATGGCCATATTAGACTAGCAGATTTTGGTagttgtttgaaattaaatgacGATGGAACAGTGCAGTCCAATGTTGCTGTTGGAACCCCTGATTATATCTCCCCAGAGATACTCAGA GCAATGGAGGACGGTCAAGGCAAATACGGTCCAGAGTGTGACTGGTGGTCTCTag GTGTTTGCATGTATGAAATGTTGTTTGGTGAAACACCGTTTTACGCCGAAAGCTTGGTCGAAACTTACGGGAAGATAATGAACCataaaaactgttttgattTTGCGACTGATGTTGATGTGTCTGATGCGGCGAAAGATTTAATCAAGCAGTTAATTTGTAGTCAAGAATTTCGTTTAGGACAGAATGGAATACAGGATTTTAAG AACCATCCATGGTTTGAGGGTGTCGACTGGGATGGTATTAGAGATAGTAACGCGCCTTATATTCCCGAAGTTTCGAGTCCAACAGATACATCAAATTTTGACGTAGACGATGCTGATATCCGACTGTCGGATGCCATGCCGCCAACTGCCAATAATGCCTTTACCGGACTTCATTTGCCTTTTGTAGGCTTTACTTTCACTCAAGGAAG ttgtatatgCGACTTGAGTAACCTTTATACGAATATAACGAACAATCTAGCGGACAAGCAAAGTAAACGAAATAATGGCGAAATTGTGAGTTTGAATTTGAACGAAGAAAAGGAAATGGATAAGAGAATGTCGCCTGACGGCACTAGGAAATTGCAAGATGAAATTAACACTTTAACTAAACGTAACTGCGAGCTGGAGTCGCAATTGCGAAGCTTCGAAAGCGGTCATTCGAAGGATTTGTTCATTGATACTTTAGATGGTGCTGAAAATG caAAAGTGAAAGAATTGGAAAAACTGAACcgtattttaaaacaagagAAGGAAGAAGCAATGAAGGAGAAGTTAGACCTTCatgaaaaactcaaatttcAAGACAAGGAATTGAAAGATGCGTTGGCACAAAAGAAACTGGCCATGGCCGAGTATACGGAGGTTTCCGATAAGTTGTCCGAACTGCGACAACAGAAGCAGAAATTTAGCAGACAGGTTAGGGACAAGGAGGAGGAATTGGAAGCCGTTATGCAGAAAGTTGATTCGCTCAGAAACGACATAAGACGGGCGGAGAAATTGAGAAGGGAGTTGGAATCTCGCGTTGATGAAGCTCTAGCTGAAGCAACGAAGGAAAGGAAGTTGAGGGAACGCTCGGAGGAGTACTGTCGGCAAATGCAGGCAGAGTCGGATCGGTTGAGAGTGAGGAGTGAGCTAGGGCCCAGAGACCAACAAGATAATTTAAGGCTAAAAGCAGAACTGGAAAAATTGGAG GTTCAGTACAACGAAAGTTTGGCGCAACAACAGGCCAGGTTCAATCTGGAATTATCCTCACTTAGGGAACAACTCCACGAAGCCGAGTCCCATCGCGAACTCCTCGAACGCGAA GTGACTGaacttaaagaaaaacaagagAAACACCGTGTAGAGGCGCTTTCCGATTCTGAACAAATGATTGCCGAATTGAATCGTCGAAGCGAACGCGACAAACAACTTTTGTTGGACGATAATCATAAACTTACCGCAAATGTTGAGTTT CTGACTGAATCTGTGGAGCGCTTGCAATCGGAACGCGCGACTTTAGAAGCGGAATACGAACAGTTGAGGAACAAACAAGAAGCGTTGGGACAATGGGAGTCGCAACTTGCCGAGATTATACAGTGGGTTAGTGATGAAAAGGATGCTAGGGCTTATTTGCAAGCGCTGGCTACGAAAATGACTGAAGAATTGGATTATTTGAAACATGCTG GTGTTTCAAATGCGATGGGTGGCACTGATAAGAATTGGAGGAACCGAAGGTCGCAAAAACTGGACAAGATGGAGCTCCTCAACCTTCAGAGCTCACTACAGTCGGAAATTCAAGCCAAGCAAGCTATAAGCGAGGAGTTGAGCAAAACAAGAGAGGCCTTATTAGAAGCGCAAAA aGATCTGAGAGATTCGAGGCAGCGAAACGAGGCCTTTGCCTTGGATCTCAAAAGGAAGGAGAAACAAATCAAGGAGTTGCAAAGTCGTCTTGATTCGGAAGGAT TTTTGGAACGCCCTTCGTCCCAGATGTCTTACTTGGAACAATTCCTCAAGGAAAACAATCAGTTGCAAGTCCAAAGTCAAACTTACGACAACGTGCCCCCACTTTTGTACCAAGGAGGCTCGATAGAGTCTGAGGAAGGCGATATCGAAGACAACCGAGCTTTAAGTTTGACGAGTTCTAAGAGTAACTTGTCTGAACTCAGCATG CAGCACGATTCCCAGTCTCCAATGAAACACAAAAACCATCAATTTTTGGTGCGAACTTTTTCTAGTCCTACAAAATGCAATCACTGCACGTCATTGATGGTCGGTTTGATGCGACAAGGAATGGTGTGCGAGATTTGCGGGTTTACCTGTCACACGTCGTGTTGTCCACATGTGCCGGCAATTTGTCCGTTACCGTCAGATCAGA CCAAGAGACCGCTGGGGATTGACCCCACTAGAGGCATAGGAACTGCTTACGAGGGCTACGTCAAAGTGCCCAAGCAAGGAGGTGTCAAAAAGG GTTGGATCAGAcaatttgttgttgtttgtgacttcaaactgtttttatacGACATATCAGCAGATCGAAATGCCTTACCAAGTGTTCACGTAGCTCAAGTTTTAGATATGAGGGATCCACTGTTTAGTGTTTCTAGCGTTAAGGATTCTGACGTCATCCACGCCAACAAAAAGGACATTCCTTGCATCTTCAAG ATCACCACCTCCTTGATGGAGCCCCCGGGCCCGCGCAACTCCACCCTGATGTTGGCCGACTCCGAAGCCGAAAAGAACAAATGGGTGGTCGCCCTCTCCGAACTCCATCGAATAATGAAGCGAAACAATTTACCCAACACTACGGTGTTACTAGCGCGCGAATTGATCGATAACTCCCTAACTTTGCTAAGAAACACACTAAGTGCTGCGATTATCGACCCAGATCGCATAGTCCTAGGCGCCGAAGAAGGACTTCACTGTGTCGATCTAGACCGCAGCGAGATTGCGAAAATCGGCGAAGGCAAAAAGATCTTCCAACTGGAGTATATCAGTGAGGAGCACCTGTTGGTCGTGGTCAGTGGTAAACAGAGATACGTACGGTTGGTCCCCATCAGAGCACTGGACGGCGATGAGACTGAATGGATCAAAGTGGCGGAGAGTAAAGGGTGTTCGGTGCTGACGGTGGGGCCTGTTGTGAGGGCGCCCTTAACGTTCTGTCTATGTGTGGCGATTAAAAAACAG CAAAATTCCTCGACTGTTATCATATACGAGATAACGAGGACACGGACGCGACACCATCGAATTCGGGACATAAATCTGGGGGCGCCAGTTCAGTCCTTGCAGTTGTTGTCAGATGGCCGACTTTGTATCGGTTCTCCGTCGAATTTTACGATTTGTAATCTACAAACTGAACAACCACTTTTTT CTTTGGTGAGTTCGGAGAATCCACTACATGCCACGCTGGCTTGTAATGCAGTTGAGGCACTAAGAGTGATAGAGTTGCCTCGGCATGAATACCTTCTAGTTTTTGGTACTTTGGCGGCTTATGTTGATAGACACGGCCGCAAATCTCGTGATAGGGAAATAATGTATCCAGCAGTGCCGACAGCCATAT GCTATAGAGATGGTCATCTCATCGTTTATAGTGAGACCCATATCGATATTTTTAACTGTGCAACGGGAGAATGGGTTCAAACTCTTAATATCAAGAAAGCAAAGCCTCTTAATGATAGTGGGGCACTTTCGTTGTGCATTCTAAATGATTTAACTCATCTGCTGTATCTGTCTAATATACATCAGC gtgaattaattaatttagataaTGTGGTTACGTTAGATAGAGACGGACGGACTTTGCAGAGACCGCGGAGGCGGTTTTCGCTGAGAGAGGGGAACAGGTCACAACGAAT aaacACGGACCGCCGGTCAAAACTGATTTCGGCGCCGACAAACTTCAACCACATAAGTCACATGGGCCCCGGCGAGGGCATACAGAGACAAAGACTGATTGATCTTTCGACGAACTTAGTTGATACTCCTGATCAGTCCTCCTACGGTCCTCAGGTGCAACCAAGA CAGCCAACCAAGATGGCGCCCCTGCCCCCGAAACACGGCGAACGCAAGCGTCTAGAAATATCAAACCCCATTCGGGGGCCCCCTTTCCCGCCCGCGTACAACGGGGCCAAGCGGGCTGCGCCCCCGCGCCCGCGAGATCTTCCACCGGCCTTGCCGCGCCCTTCCGACACGTCACCTTCCCCAGATCCTGCGAGCATTGGAAGCATGTCGTCGCTGCACGATATGATCAAG GGCACGGAGAAAGGCAGTCCTCGCCACTCGATCGCGAGCAATAACAGTTCAAACCTTTCGACTCCGCCGTCGCCCCAAGCAGATCATCATAATAGTTCGAGTTACGATAGCTAA